Proteins from one Agelaius phoeniceus isolate bAgePho1 chromosome 10, bAgePho1.hap1, whole genome shotgun sequence genomic window:
- the LOC143694888 gene encoding uncharacterized protein LOC143694888, whose product PPPCLSPHCSEQPWGDPREQISEPPRAHSHGRGRHQQREHRGPPSPSSSRAPTHGHSSSEGRGRSPQLREASSGHQQGQKTASQGRSRRHLSLDLERETEHRAYDHSNSWELQERRTAGREKERRLLSLDLDLEHGLTEEARHSRKPPRQDREKQLPLLEMELEAEQESWHRGGRQHPEKHRLHHQGHSSHRMARDEKLCDAESRDDHRRGEARAYKRAGHRRHSPSPHAVSQGKVGVCQREPGNRVMGKVCVCVGMDLCVPHTAV is encoded by the coding sequence CCCCCTCCTTGTTTGTCCCCCCattgctcagagcagccctggggtgaCCCCAGAGAGCAGATTTCTGAacctcccagagcacacagTCATGGCAGGGGCAGGCACCAGCAGAGAGAGCACCGAGGACCTCCCTCACCTTCGTCCAGCCGTGCCCCCACACACGGGCACTCCAGCTCAGAGGGCCGTGGAAGGTCTCCTCAGCTGAGAGAGGCCAGCAGTGGCCatcagcaggggcagaagacagCCAGCCAGGGAAGGTCCAGGAGACATCTCAGCCTTGACCTGGAAAGAGAGACCGAGCACCGTGCCTATGATCACAGCAatagctgggagctgcaggagaggaggacAGCTGGCAGGGAGAAGGAGAGGAGACTCCTCAGTCTGGACCTGGACTTGGAGCATGGACTCACGGAGGAAGCACGGCACAGCAGAAAGCCACCAAGGCAAGACAGAGAAAAGCAACTTCCCCTCCTTGAGATGGAactggaggcagagcaggagagctggcaTCGGGGTGGCAGACAGCACCCTGAGAAACACAGACTTCACCACCAGGGCCACTCGTCACACAGGATGGCACGTGACGAGAAGCTCTGTGATGCTGAATCTAGAGATGACCATAGGAGGGGTGAGGCAAGAGCCTACAAAAGGGCAGGACACAGGAGACACTCCCCCTCCCCTCATGCTGTGAGCCAGGGGAAGGTTGGAGTCTGCCAGCGAGAGCCAGGTAACCGAGTGATGGGGAAGGTGTGCGTATGTGTGGGGATGGACCTTTGCGTGCCCCATACTGCTGTCTGA